One stretch of Streptomyces peucetius DNA includes these proteins:
- a CDS encoding DNRLRE domain-containing protein, whose amino-acid sequence MSKGDDVKVPYGRYVSCLVVAAVAGTLLPQVAYAASPSEPEKDDGKSIVDTVAGWFEDDGKENKEPSSYGNRGIADRQKLAPGKNDPKAKRVKELTSRRTPSARFWQLSDGRVEAELSAAPTSYQDPASKSWKSIDTQVRAVRSKGFDFANTANTGRSWFSSDPEKLLRFETPDGDRSVTLGLQGAGGKLKPEAKGATVTYRGAVNGADLEYRVGPGRVKENIVLAERPDGPVKYTFTLDTEGLTPKARKDGSIAFFGELPNTPVLVIPAPYMTDAKKSASSPYGFEYSAAVSQKLTRDGDGWKLTVTPDAKWLAAKERQYPVVVDPTITIAPSPSGSQDTMVLSDSASTNFNSSWKLSVGKTSSSAQARSLLKFPLDEIPAGVKVDGARLGVYFDQTHTTGGNDVTIEAHRATGAWDESTATWSNTSGLVGELSGTSVQADDGDAGTTAATGVWPASGSTLTQYAIGQDYHYNKDSVAGDTYTWQPKVTDTATYRVDVHYVPATDRATNAPYTVTHRDGSQTFTVDQSAGTNGVWTSLNGGKQLPFTKGTVGKVVLGDGPASTSTAVVADAVRLVNPAQIVKNKGEYNQWHEFPVADTVQKWVNGTANHGFVLTAKDESSTAPLGGPRYEAGDGYYGGETSSIPRLTVTWGRVGTALDSPTVVHSTGPELHWPAYKNTSGDTGADIVEYQLHRSTQQDFTPSAATLIAPIDKAATAYTDTTAVPTPDSSSSEIGKSYYYQIAVKTEDGDLLGSPTRVVGIPKAGRTMKIIQGSQGGVTDTTLSSQQPTTNQDTIQSWGVGQNWLSVGNNSGTYGTTRAVLKFPTSDIPATATVLNNRMYMWGAETTTGSTGAIYELHALTRDFAETSATWNNATSTTAWTSPGGDMNAAVSDTVANMSDVGRHWWDATSLMQSWVENPAGNKGVAVRLQDESSSGPQERTLFLSAEAADPQLRPYMQVIYVDSTTQSTYYAPTTPSRMTPNTTYTVDFTVTNTTSSQWTEGERELSYTWKLPDGTDVTTGGNQLATPIPALAPGKSATIQAQVATPINSDSGNKRNEYVLGWDVRKISDGTWLSAGTGGIPALKQNVAVEDPTSNQLGLEKFYSYTGKNTGAGSTVMNNLAAGNSVWQYNAFTNPGRGLSTFARFAYNSQDTSDTVAGHGWSFQAAGPIRLGAPLDFHPNPNPTEIRLPDGDGTTHVFRWDSVNSVWKAPAGVHYQVEMKPGLDCKPSADPVPDAWTLTRPDGTRFLFGCDGYMTSTVDKNGNTQTFTYEERKSNNKPTKFLKYITDPAGRQSLTVDYYNKRDASYEYIDDTGAKVTGSNLTNSKIYDHVKSMTDISGRKIAFYYTEKGLLGQFTDGVGSGQPKDFTFTYDATQGNKNVKLVKATDPRGNGTSLAYYYPKEGDDPKYHWWTQTITDRLQGATGFTYAANATNPKFTDTKVTDAENHATDYVTDDFGRPVQTTNAKSQTSKMSWDADNNVTYLEEANGAKTAYCYDQKTGYPLWQRDAENNKAGVPPASDCAPGTFPANSTQYTYQTRADGFSADLSTKTSPEGRKWQFGYDTFGNLKTVTDPKGVATTTAGDYTTSYDYDTYGHLTKATDANGNPTTNSGFGPTGYPATITDSLQKSTHYVYDERGQVTEVTDALGKKTTQTYDTFGRPLGNTVPKDQATNDLITTPAPVYDANDNVTKSTAPSGAVSAAVYDAADQVVSATAPKDTATSDERKSLYTYDMVGNLKTATEPKGSLTTADPTDYVTTHHYDAIYQLTSADNTAGDTISYEYDNVGNLTTVIDPKKNATADTTDYTTKTAYDLNHRVTTVTDAAGKTTSRAYDKDSLVVSTTDEENNTTTVIYDERGKTTEVKAPHDGTTTITYRTTKYEYDEVGNTTKVITPRGVETATADDFTARTEYDALNRPVKQFQPYDPADARYNDPNVYTETVYDAVGRVAKTSLPPSEGQTVRNETIFSYFDNGWAKSSTDPWDISTTYDYNDLGQQTARTLTSAGGSSNRTMSWSYFPDGKLKSKSDDGVPVGKNVVLVDNSDTQNTSATGTWTTGDITGQQGYDHATHTAGTGTDAFAWTLNIPADGSYDVYVKYPEVSGAATAAKYTLTHATGTVDKTIDQTAAAGAWVPLGSYTFAQGNAAKLELFENSAGTVVADGVKLVRDNSADTDTEQHTFTYAYDVNGNLTSIDDTSSGANVDAYTVTYTGLNQVQKVTEALAGQEKKSTSYTYDANGQTETVTHPDQFSKYTYDLRELVKTVSVGTSVTDASPKVTSYTYTDRGQTLKETKANSNTVDHTYYLDGAMKSTSEKKPNGTLVSSHTYAYDPNGNKAQDVAKKMNADDHAAYLESTTDYTYDPANRLAKSVKTGTGAGTDTYVHDDNANVISQTVKGTSTTYDYDRNRLRTATTSGVTASHNYDPFGRQESVTSGGQVISRSVYDGFDHVVESQKRDETGVMKSTTYTFDPLDRTASKTADGKTTDFTYLGLSGEVLSEEVAGALTKSFQYSPWGHRLSQVKHNTDGTTEDGYYGYNSHTDVETLTDANGDTKATYGYTAYGSDDEAEFTGIDKPDAADPTKEAYNPYRYNAKRWDAQSGTYDMGFRDYSPGLNRFTTRDMYNGALADMGLGTDPFTGNRYAFTGGNPTTFIEYGGHRPIECNESGYTCTMNDGGGWDVGHEGPSTPAPDSTMVEGGQSCWWGTNVEHCSGAAQITAEHAWLQGLSSSLGSGKDLDVWSDWDAGAQLWNWIFGGVEEDRAQYKRDFVAAYADTIKAAAAEYNLPATLVAGVAYNEVSGKPPVTDLAGQLKGGDNASFGNVSMQIGVAADLLGYNPQDLTRGQRSEIIDSLQDNVQNIFLSARYLSTARDQIAPGRGAADFTDADIQNVGAFYQGGPDFYATNPSSRGYGGRIVGWQPMLRDLLG is encoded by the coding sequence ATGTCGAAAGGTGATGACGTGAAGGTGCCATACGGGAGATACGTCTCCTGTCTGGTGGTCGCGGCGGTGGCAGGCACACTGCTTCCGCAGGTCGCATACGCGGCCTCACCATCGGAGCCCGAGAAGGACGACGGCAAGTCGATTGTCGACACCGTCGCCGGGTGGTTCGAAGATGACGGCAAGGAAAACAAGGAGCCGTCCTCCTATGGCAATCGTGGAATAGCCGACCGGCAAAAGCTCGCCCCGGGAAAGAATGATCCGAAGGCGAAACGGGTCAAGGAACTGACCTCCCGCCGTACGCCCTCCGCGCGCTTCTGGCAGCTCTCCGACGGCCGGGTCGAGGCCGAACTGTCGGCCGCGCCGACCTCGTACCAGGACCCGGCCTCCAAGTCCTGGAAGTCCATCGACACCCAGGTCAGGGCGGTCAGGTCCAAGGGCTTCGACTTCGCCAACACGGCGAACACCGGCCGCAGCTGGTTCTCCTCCGACCCGGAGAAGCTGCTGCGCTTCGAGACGCCCGACGGCGACCGGTCGGTCACCCTCGGCCTCCAGGGCGCCGGCGGGAAGCTGAAGCCCGAGGCCAAGGGCGCCACCGTCACCTACAGGGGAGCGGTGAACGGCGCCGATCTGGAGTATCGGGTCGGTCCGGGCCGGGTGAAGGAGAACATCGTCCTGGCCGAGCGGCCCGACGGTCCGGTGAAGTACACCTTCACCCTGGACACCGAGGGCCTGACGCCGAAGGCCCGCAAGGACGGGTCGATCGCGTTCTTCGGCGAGCTGCCGAACACGCCGGTGCTGGTCATTCCGGCCCCGTACATGACGGACGCGAAGAAGTCGGCCTCTTCGCCGTACGGGTTCGAGTACAGCGCCGCCGTCAGCCAGAAGCTCACCCGTGACGGGGACGGCTGGAAGCTGACCGTCACGCCGGACGCGAAGTGGCTGGCGGCGAAGGAGCGCCAGTACCCGGTGGTGGTCGACCCGACGATCACCATCGCGCCCTCGCCGTCCGGTTCGCAGGACACCATGGTTCTGTCCGACTCCGCCTCGACGAACTTCAACTCGTCCTGGAAGTTGTCCGTGGGCAAGACCTCCAGCAGCGCCCAGGCCCGGTCGCTGCTGAAGTTCCCGCTGGACGAGATCCCGGCCGGGGTGAAGGTCGACGGCGCCCGGCTGGGCGTCTACTTCGACCAGACGCACACCACAGGCGGCAACGACGTCACGATCGAGGCGCACCGCGCGACCGGCGCCTGGGACGAGTCGACGGCCACCTGGTCCAACACCAGCGGCCTCGTCGGTGAGCTGTCGGGCACCAGCGTCCAGGCGGACGACGGTGACGCCGGGACGACCGCGGCGACGGGTGTCTGGCCGGCGTCCGGCTCGACTTTGACCCAGTACGCGATCGGCCAGGACTACCACTACAACAAGGACTCGGTCGCCGGCGACACGTACACCTGGCAGCCGAAGGTCACCGACACGGCCACCTACCGCGTCGACGTGCACTACGTGCCGGCCACCGACCGGGCGACGAACGCCCCGTACACGGTGACCCACCGCGACGGCAGCCAGACCTTCACCGTCGACCAGTCGGCCGGCACGAACGGTGTGTGGACCTCGCTGAACGGCGGCAAGCAGCTGCCGTTCACCAAGGGCACCGTCGGCAAGGTCGTCCTCGGCGACGGACCGGCCTCCACCTCCACCGCGGTCGTCGCGGACGCGGTGCGCCTGGTGAACCCCGCCCAGATCGTCAAGAACAAGGGCGAGTACAACCAGTGGCACGAGTTCCCGGTCGCCGACACCGTGCAGAAGTGGGTCAACGGCACCGCGAATCACGGCTTCGTGCTGACGGCGAAGGACGAGTCGTCCACCGCACCGCTCGGCGGTCCCCGCTACGAGGCCGGTGACGGCTACTACGGCGGCGAAACCTCCAGCATCCCGCGTCTGACCGTGACCTGGGGCCGCGTCGGTACCGCGCTCGACTCGCCGACCGTCGTGCACTCCACCGGCCCCGAGCTGCACTGGCCGGCGTACAAGAACACCAGCGGCGACACGGGCGCGGACATCGTCGAGTACCAGCTGCACCGCTCCACGCAGCAGGACTTCACCCCGTCCGCGGCGACGCTGATCGCGCCGATCGACAAGGCGGCCACCGCCTACACCGACACCACCGCGGTCCCGACACCCGACTCGAGCTCGAGCGAGATCGGGAAGTCGTACTACTACCAGATCGCGGTCAAGACCGAGGACGGTGACCTGCTCGGGTCCCCGACCCGTGTCGTCGGCATTCCCAAGGCCGGCCGGACGATGAAGATCATCCAGGGCAGCCAGGGCGGCGTCACCGACACCACCCTCTCCTCGCAGCAGCCCACCACCAACCAGGACACCATCCAGTCCTGGGGCGTCGGCCAGAATTGGCTGAGCGTCGGCAACAACTCCGGCACCTACGGCACGACCCGCGCCGTGCTGAAGTTCCCCACCAGCGACATCCCGGCCACCGCCACGGTGCTCAACAACCGGATGTACATGTGGGGCGCGGAGACCACCACGGGCAGCACCGGAGCGATCTACGAACTCCACGCCCTCACGAGGGACTTCGCCGAAACCAGCGCCACGTGGAACAACGCCACCTCCACCACCGCCTGGACCAGCCCCGGCGGTGACATGAACGCCGCCGTCTCCGACACGGTCGCCAACATGTCGGACGTCGGCCGCCACTGGTGGGACGCCACCAGCCTGATGCAGAGCTGGGTGGAGAACCCGGCCGGCAACAAGGGCGTCGCGGTCAGGCTGCAGGACGAGTCCTCCTCCGGCCCGCAGGAGCGCACCCTGTTCCTGTCCGCCGAAGCGGCCGACCCGCAGCTGCGCCCGTACATGCAGGTCATCTACGTCGACTCGACCACGCAGTCCACGTACTACGCGCCCACCACCCCGTCGCGGATGACCCCGAACACCACCTACACGGTGGACTTCACGGTCACCAACACCACGTCCTCGCAGTGGACGGAGGGTGAGCGGGAGCTGTCCTACACCTGGAAGCTGCCCGACGGCACGGACGTGACCACCGGCGGCAACCAGCTCGCCACCCCGATCCCTGCCCTGGCGCCGGGCAAGTCGGCCACCATCCAGGCCCAGGTCGCCACCCCGATCAACTCGGACTCCGGCAACAAGCGCAACGAGTACGTGCTCGGCTGGGACGTCCGCAAGATCTCCGACGGCACCTGGCTGTCCGCCGGCACCGGCGGCATCCCGGCGCTGAAGCAGAACGTGGCGGTCGAGGACCCGACGTCGAACCAGCTCGGCCTGGAGAAGTTCTACTCCTACACAGGCAAGAACACCGGCGCCGGCTCGACGGTCATGAACAACCTGGCGGCGGGCAACAGCGTCTGGCAGTACAACGCGTTCACGAACCCGGGCCGTGGCCTGAGCACCTTCGCCCGGTTCGCGTACAACTCGCAGGACACCTCGGACACGGTCGCCGGTCACGGCTGGTCGTTCCAGGCGGCCGGGCCGATCCGGCTCGGGGCCCCGCTGGACTTTCACCCGAACCCGAATCCGACGGAGATCCGTCTCCCGGACGGCGACGGCACCACGCACGTCTTCCGCTGGGACAGCGTCAACAGCGTGTGGAAGGCCCCGGCGGGCGTCCACTACCAGGTCGAGATGAAGCCGGGCCTGGACTGCAAGCCGTCCGCCGACCCGGTCCCGGACGCCTGGACGCTCACCCGCCCCGACGGCACGCGGTTCCTGTTCGGCTGCGACGGCTACATGACTTCCACGGTCGACAAGAACGGCAACACGCAGACGTTCACCTACGAGGAGCGCAAGTCCAACAACAAGCCGACCAAGTTCCTGAAGTACATCACGGACCCGGCCGGCCGGCAGTCGCTCACCGTCGACTACTACAACAAGCGTGACGCGTCCTACGAGTACATCGACGACACGGGCGCGAAGGTCACCGGCTCGAACCTGACCAACTCCAAGATCTACGACCACGTGAAGTCCATGACGGACATCTCCGGTCGCAAGATCGCCTTCTACTACACGGAGAAGGGCCTGCTGGGCCAGTTCACCGACGGTGTGGGCTCCGGCCAGCCCAAGGACTTCACGTTCACCTACGACGCCACGCAGGGGAACAAGAACGTCAAGCTGGTCAAGGCCACGGACCCGCGCGGGAACGGCACGTCGCTGGCGTACTACTACCCGAAGGAGGGTGACGACCCGAAGTACCACTGGTGGACCCAGACGATCACTGACCGTCTGCAGGGCGCCACGGGCTTCACCTACGCGGCGAACGCGACGAACCCCAAGTTCACCGACACCAAGGTCACCGACGCCGAGAACCACGCCACGGACTATGTGACGGACGACTTCGGCCGCCCGGTCCAGACCACCAACGCCAAGTCGCAGACATCGAAGATGTCTTGGGACGCCGACAACAACGTCACGTACCTGGAGGAGGCCAACGGCGCCAAGACCGCGTACTGCTACGACCAGAAGACGGGCTACCCACTCTGGCAGCGCGACGCGGAGAACAACAAGGCGGGCGTCCCGCCGGCATCGGACTGCGCGCCCGGCACCTTCCCGGCGAACTCGACGCAGTACACGTACCAGACCCGCGCCGACGGTTTCTCGGCCGACCTGTCCACCAAGACCTCTCCGGAGGGCCGCAAGTGGCAGTTCGGCTACGACACCTTCGGCAACCTGAAGACAGTCACCGACCCCAAGGGCGTCGCCACCACGACCGCGGGTGACTACACCACCTCGTACGACTACGACACCTACGGCCACCTGACCAAGGCCACCGACGCCAACGGCAACCCGACCACCAACAGCGGTTTCGGTCCCACCGGCTACCCGGCGACGATCACGGACTCGCTGCAGAAGTCCACGCACTACGTGTACGACGAGCGCGGCCAGGTCACCGAGGTCACCGACGCTCTGGGTAAGAAGACCACGCAGACCTACGACACCTTCGGACGTCCGCTGGGCAACACGGTGCCGAAGGACCAGGCCACGAACGATCTGATCACCACTCCGGCCCCGGTCTACGACGCCAACGACAATGTGACGAAGTCGACGGCACCCAGTGGTGCTGTCTCCGCGGCGGTGTACGATGCGGCCGACCAGGTCGTCTCGGCAACGGCGCCCAAGGACACCGCCACGTCGGACGAGCGGAAGTCGCTCTACACGTACGACATGGTCGGCAACCTGAAGACGGCGACGGAGCCCAAGGGCTCGCTGACCACAGCCGATCCGACGGACTACGTCACGACTCACCACTACGACGCGATCTACCAGCTCACCTCGGCCGACAACACGGCCGGTGACACGATCTCGTACGAGTACGACAACGTCGGCAACCTCACCACAGTCATCGACCCCAAGAAGAACGCGACTGCCGACACCACCGACTACACCACCAAGACCGCCTACGATCTGAACCACCGGGTCACGACGGTCACGGACGCGGCGGGCAAGACCACGAGCCGTGCATACGACAAGGACTCCCTGGTGGTCTCCACGACGGACGAGGAGAACAACACCACCACCGTCATCTACGACGAGCGGGGCAAGACCACGGAGGTCAAAGCTCCGCACGACGGCACCACGACGATCACGTACCGGACGACGAAGTACGAGTACGACGAGGTCGGCAACACAACCAAGGTGATCACGCCGCGAGGCGTGGAGACGGCGACGGCGGACGACTTCACCGCGCGTACGGAGTACGACGCGCTGAACCGCCCGGTCAAGCAGTTCCAGCCGTACGACCCGGCGGACGCCCGCTACAACGACCCGAACGTCTACACCGAGACGGTGTACGACGCCGTGGGGCGGGTGGCGAAGACCTCGCTCCCGCCGTCGGAGGGCCAGACGGTCCGCAATGAGACGATCTTCAGCTACTTCGACAACGGGTGGGCGAAATCGTCCACGGACCCGTGGGACATATCCACCACGTACGACTACAACGACCTCGGCCAGCAGACCGCCCGGACGCTCACCTCGGCAGGCGGTTCCTCGAACCGCACGATGAGCTGGTCGTACTTCCCGGACGGCAAGCTCAAGTCGAAGTCCGACGACGGCGTTCCGGTCGGGAAGAACGTCGTCCTGGTCGACAACTCCGACACCCAGAACACCTCTGCCACCGGCACCTGGACGACGGGAGACATCACCGGCCAGCAGGGCTACGACCACGCCACCCACACGGCGGGCACGGGCACGGACGCCTTCGCCTGGACGCTGAACATCCCGGCGGACGGCTCGTACGACGTGTACGTGAAGTACCCGGAGGTCAGCGGTGCGGCCACGGCGGCGAAGTACACCCTCACCCACGCAACCGGAACGGTCGACAAGACGATCGACCAGACCGCGGCCGCAGGCGCCTGGGTGCCGCTCGGCTCGTACACTTTCGCGCAGGGCAACGCGGCCAAGCTGGAGCTGTTCGAGAACAGCGCCGGCACCGTGGTCGCCGACGGCGTGAAGCTGGTGCGTGACAACTCGGCCGACACCGACACCGAGCAGCACACCTTCACCTACGCCTACGACGTCAACGGCAATTTGACGTCGATCGACGACACCTCATCCGGTGCCAACGTCGACGCGTACACGGTCACCTACACCGGCCTCAACCAGGTCCAGAAGGTCACCGAGGCCCTCGCGGGCCAGGAGAAGAAGTCCACGTCGTACACCTACGACGCCAACGGCCAGACGGAGACGGTCACACACCCCGACCAGTTCTCCAAGTACACCTACGACCTGCGTGAGCTGGTCAAGACGGTGTCGGTCGGCACGTCGGTCACCGACGCGTCCCCAAAGGTCACGTCGTACACCTACACCGACCGCGGCCAGACGCTGAAGGAGACCAAGGCCAACAGCAACACGGTCGACCACACCTACTACCTCGACGGCGCGATGAAGTCGACGAGCGAGAAGAAGCCGAACGGCACCCTCGTCTCCTCGCACACTTACGCCTACGACCCCAACGGGAACAAGGCGCAGGACGTGGCGAAGAAGATGAACGCCGATGATCACGCGGCGTACCTCGAATCGACGACCGACTACACCTACGACCCGGCCAACCGCCTGGCGAAGTCGGTGAAGACCGGCACCGGGGCGGGGACGGATACCTACGTCCACGACGACAACGCCAACGTCATCAGCCAGACGGTCAAGGGCACCAGCACCACGTACGACTACGACCGCAACCGGCTGCGGACGGCTACCACGTCGGGCGTCACCGCCAGCCACAACTACGACCCGTTCGGCCGTCAGGAGTCGGTGACCAGCGGCGGTCAGGTCATCTCGCGGAGCGTATACGACGGCTTCGATCACGTCGTGGAGTCCCAGAAGCGGGACGAGACGGGCGTGATGAAGTCGACGACGTACACCTTCGACCCGCTGGACCGCACCGCGTCGAAGACGGCGGACGGCAAGACCACCGACTTCACCTACCTCGGCCTCTCCGGCGAGGTACTGAGTGAAGAGGTCGCGGGTGCGCTGACCAAGTCCTTCCAGTACAGCCCGTGGGGCCACCGTCTCTCCCAGGTCAAGCACAACACCGACGGCACGACGGAGGACGGCTACTACGGTTACAACAGCCACACCGACGTCGAGACGCTCACTGACGCCAATGGCGACACAAAGGCGACATACGGCTACACGGCCTACGGCTCGGACGACGAGGCCGAGTTCACTGGCATCGACAAGCCGGATGCGGCCGATCCCACAAAGGAGGCCTACAACCCGTACCGCTACAATGCCAAGCGCTGGGACGCCCAGTCCGGCACCTACGACATGGGCTTCCGCGACTACAGCCCGGGCCTGAACCGTTTCACCACCCGGGATATGTACAACGGCGCCCTTGCCGATATGGGGCTCGGCACCGACCCCTTCACCGGCAATCGGTACGCCTTCACTGGCGGCAACCCCACCACCTTCATCGAGTACGGCGGACACCGCCCTATTGAGTGCAACGAATCCGGCTACACCTGCACCATGAACGACGGGGGAGGATGGGACGTCGGCCATGAAGGGCCTTCCACACCCGCACCCGATTCGACCATGGTCGAGGGCGGTCAGAGCTGCTGGTGGGGCACGAACGTTGAGCACTGCAGCGGAGCTGCGCAGATCACAGCCGAGCACGCGTGGCTGCAAGGCCTGTCCAGCAGCCTCGGTTCGGGGAAAGACCTCGATGTCTGGAGCGACTGGGACGCCGGGGCGCAGCTCTGGAACTGGATCTTTGGCGGCGTCGAAGAGGACCGGGCGCAGTACAAGCGTGACTTCGTCGCTGCATACGCGGACACCATCAAGGCGGCCGCAGCGGAGTACAACCTCCCGGCGACTCTGGTGGCCGGTGTCGCATACAACGAGGTTTCGGGAAAGCCGCCGGTCACGGACTTGGCCGGCCAGCTGAAGGGCGGCGACAATGCGTCCTTCGGGAATGTCAGCATGCAGATCGGTGTCGCAGCCGACTTGCTCGGATATAATCCACAGGACCTCACGCGGGGTCAGAGGAGCGAGATCATAGACTCGCTACAGGACAATGTTCAGAACATTTTCCTGTCGGCAAGATACCTGTCCACGGCTCGAGATCAGATTGCTCCAGGCCGAGGGGCAGCTGATTTCACGGATGCGGACATACAGAACGTCGGTGCTTTCTATCAAGGTGGGCCTGACTTCTATGCCACCAATCCCAGTTCGCGGGGGTATGGTGGCCGAATAGTCGGGTGGCAGCCAATGCTGCGAGACCTCCTGGGGTAG
- a CDS encoding MFS transporter, with translation MAAPATAPPAPSSLKRIVAASLIGTTIEWYDFFLYGAAAALVFNTLFFPESDPLVGTLLSFLTYAVGFAARPVGALVFGHYGDRLGRKKLLVLSLLLMGGATFAIGLLPTHATIGTAAPVLLTVLRLVQGFALGGEWGGAVLLVSEHGDARRRGFWASWPQTGAPAGQLLATGVLAALTALLSDAAFESWGWRVPFLLSGVLVIVGMWIRLSVDESPVFKEALAQAEARKADQATEKMPLVAVMRHHWRDVLIAMGARMAENISYYVITAFILVYAVEHTGLEKQTALNAVLIASAIHFAVIPAWGALSDRVGRRPVYLAGALGVGAWAFPFFALVDTKSFGLLLLAVTVGLVFHGAMYAPQAAFFSEMFATRMRYSGASIGAQFASVAAGAPAPLIATALLVKYDGSSMVSVYLLGAVAITVVALLAARETRHRDLAQIDATRSPQKTAETTPVR, from the coding sequence ATGGCCGCCCCCGCAACCGCTCCACCAGCGCCGAGCTCACTGAAGCGCATCGTCGCCGCCAGTCTCATCGGCACCACCATCGAGTGGTACGACTTCTTCCTCTACGGTGCCGCCGCCGCACTGGTCTTCAACACGCTCTTCTTCCCCGAGTCCGACCCCCTCGTCGGCACCCTGCTCTCCTTCCTCACCTACGCCGTCGGCTTCGCCGCCCGGCCCGTCGGTGCGCTCGTCTTCGGGCACTACGGCGACCGGCTCGGGCGCAAGAAACTGCTCGTCCTCAGCCTGTTGCTGATGGGCGGCGCCACCTTCGCCATCGGGCTGCTGCCGACCCACGCCACCATCGGCACCGCCGCTCCGGTGCTGCTGACCGTGCTGCGGCTCGTCCAGGGCTTCGCCCTCGGCGGCGAGTGGGGCGGGGCCGTGCTGCTGGTGTCCGAGCACGGGGATGCGCGGCGGCGCGGGTTCTGGGCCTCGTGGCCGCAGACCGGGGCGCCCGCCGGCCAGCTGCTCGCGACCGGTGTGCTGGCGGCTCTGACGGCGCTGCTCAGCGACGCCGCGTTCGAGTCGTGGGGCTGGCGCGTGCCGTTCCTGCTCTCCGGTGTGCTGGTGATCGTGGGGATGTGGATCCGGCTGTCCGTCGACGAGTCGCCGGTGTTCAAGGAGGCGCTGGCGCAGGCCGAGGCGCGCAAGGCCGACCAGGCCACCGAGAAGATGCCGCTGGTCGCCGTGATGCGGCACCACTGGAGGGACGTGCTCATCGCGATGGGTGCGCGGATGGCGGAGAACATCTCGTACTACGTGATCACGGCCTTCATTCTGGTGTACGCCGTGGAACACACCGGCCTGGAGAAGCAGACCGCCCTGAACGCCGTCCTCATCGCCTCCGCGATCCACTTCGCGGTGATCCCGGCCTGGGGCGCGCTCTCCGACCGCGTCGGCCGCCGCCCGGTCTACCTTGCGGGCGCGCTGGGTGTGGGCGCGTGGGCGTTCCCCTTCTTCGCCCTGGTCGACACCAAGAGCTTCGGTCTCCTGCTGCTCGCCGTGACCGTGGGCCTGGTCTTCCACGGGGCGATGTACGCGCCGCAGGCGGCGTTCTTCTCCGAGATGTTCGCGACGCGGATGCGCTATTCGGGCGCGTCGATCGGCGCGCAGTTCGCCTCCGTGGCGGCCGGCGCTCCGGCACCGCTCATCGCGACGGCGCTGCTGGTGAAGTACGACGGCTCGAGCATGGTGTCGGTGTACCTGCTGGGTGCGGTGGCCATCACGGTCGTCGCCCTGCTGGCGGCCCGCGAGACACGCCACCGCGACCTGGCGCAGATCGACGCCACCCGCTCACCGCAGAAGACCGCGGAGACGACCCCGGTCCGCTGA